Proteins encoded by one window of Lactobacillus sp. ESL0684:
- a CDS encoding NAD(P)H-dependent glycerol-3-phosphate dehydrogenase, producing MTKIAVLGAGSWGTVLGSMLADKGNQVVLYGIDERVNQEINERHTNEHYMKNWQVNATAKATSDLAVALESAQYVLFVLPTSAIRNVAKNVRTILEQTGQKPILITATKGIEPQTKKLISEILTEEVYPDNPDQIVAISGPSHAENVAQKDLTAIACASTSMKNAQTVQELLSNDYVRFYTNNDLVGVEVAGAVKNVIAIAAGILAGKNYGDDAKAALMTRGLAEITRLGVNYFGAKPLTFSGLAGIGDLIVTCTSVNSRNWRCGKQLGEGKSFNDIVNNMGQVIEGATTVKAVHELCTDKQIDMPISEAVYRVLYENTSVDDEIEQMMGRSPKQEIRL from the coding sequence ATGACAAAAATTGCAGTTTTAGGAGCAGGTTCTTGGGGAACAGTCTTAGGGTCGATGCTAGCTGATAAGGGTAATCAGGTTGTGTTATATGGAATTGATGAGCGGGTAAACCAAGAGATTAACGAGCGACATACCAATGAACACTATATGAAGAACTGGCAGGTAAATGCAACAGCTAAAGCAACTAGCGATTTGGCGGTAGCACTGGAAAGCGCCCAATATGTGTTGTTTGTTTTACCGACTAGTGCCATTCGCAATGTTGCTAAAAATGTCCGTACAATTTTAGAGCAAACGGGTCAAAAGCCGATTTTAATTACTGCTACCAAAGGAATTGAGCCACAAACTAAAAAATTGATTTCGGAGATTTTAACTGAGGAAGTTTACCCAGACAATCCCGATCAAATCGTGGCAATTTCAGGACCTAGTCATGCAGAAAATGTTGCTCAAAAAGACTTGACCGCTATTGCCTGTGCATCAACTAGTATGAAAAATGCGCAAACAGTGCAAGAGCTACTTTCTAATGATTATGTCCGCTTTTACACCAATAATGATTTAGTTGGGGTCGAGGTGGCTGGTGCCGTTAAGAATGTCATTGCAATTGCTGCTGGAATTTTAGCTGGGAAGAATTATGGTGATGATGCTAAGGCAGCCTTGATGACCCGTGGATTAGCCGAAATAACCCGTTTAGGTGTTAATTATTTTGGTGCTAAGCCGCTAACTTTTAGCGGGCTAGCTGGTATTGGTGACTTAATTGTGACCTGTACGTCGGTCAATTCACGTAACTGGCGATGTGGCAAGCAGCTTGGTGAAGGCAAGAGCTTTAATGATATTGTTAACAATATGGGACAAGTAATTGAAGGTGCCACTACTGTTAAAGCTGTGCATGAATTGTGTACTGACAAACAAATTGATATGCCAATTAGTGAGGCAGTTTACCGAGTTTTATACGAAAATACCAGCGTTGATGACGAAATTGAGCAAATGATGGGTAGAAGTCCCAAACAGGAAATTAGACTTTAA
- the lgt gene encoding prolipoprotein diacylglyceryl transferase → MSLTINPVAFNLGGLSVRWYGIIMAVAIVLAVSMAIIEGQKRQIASDDFVDLLLWAVPLGYVGARIYYVIFEWPYYAKHPDQIIAIWNGGIAIYGGLIVGLIVLLIFCYRRLLPPFLMLDVITPGVMAAQIVGRWGNFINQEAHGGPTTLHFLQSLHLPQFIIGQMKIGGTYYQPTFLYESFFNLIGLILILVLRHRHHLFKQGEVFMLYVAWYAIVRFFVEGLRTDSLYLAGTIRVSQLVSVIMLVAALGMFIYRRMKVKPKWYLDGSGLKYPYTRD, encoded by the coding sequence ATGAGTTTAACAATTAATCCGGTTGCTTTTAATCTTGGTGGCCTAAGTGTCAGATGGTACGGAATTATCATGGCTGTGGCAATTGTTTTGGCTGTGTCAATGGCAATTATTGAAGGCCAAAAAAGGCAGATTGCCAGTGATGATTTTGTCGATCTATTGCTTTGGGCAGTTCCGTTAGGTTATGTTGGTGCACGTATCTATTATGTGATTTTTGAATGGCCGTATTATGCTAAGCATCCGGATCAAATTATTGCTATTTGGAATGGTGGAATTGCCATTTATGGTGGGTTAATTGTCGGCTTGATAGTGTTACTAATTTTTTGCTATCGACGGCTATTGCCACCATTCTTAATGCTAGACGTGATTACTCCAGGGGTAATGGCTGCACAAATAGTTGGCCGTTGGGGAAACTTTATTAATCAAGAGGCGCATGGTGGGCCAACTACGCTACACTTTTTGCAAAGTTTGCATTTGCCACAATTTATTATTGGACAGATGAAGATTGGTGGTACTTATTATCAGCCCACTTTTTTGTACGAATCATTTTTTAATTTGATCGGATTAATCTTGATCTTAGTTTTACGGCATCGTCATCACCTGTTTAAGCAAGGTGAAGTCTTCATGCTTTACGTAGCCTGGTATGCAATTGTCCGGTTCTTCGTTGAAGGACTTAGAACCGACAGTTTATATTTAGCTGGAACAATTCGGGTTTCACAATTAGTAAGTGTCATTATGTTGGTTGCTGCTTTAGGGATGTTTATTTATCGTAGAATGAAGGTTAAGCCTAAGTGGTATCTTGATGGTAGTGGATTGAAATATCCGTATACTAGAGATTAA
- the hprK gene encoding HPr(Ser) kinase/phosphatase produces the protein MTKAIKLKNLLRDNKIIQVAQGIENIANKTLVVSDIYRPGLELTGYFDFYPKQRIQLLGRTEISYAARLDHESLTHVFTKLCTPETPCFVISRSLPIPSELKVAAEQAQIPILTSSESTTYVSSILTEYLRERLAVRDTIHGVLIEVKGLGVLLTGDSGVGKSETALGLIHRGHRLIADDRVDVYQKDVETVMGEAPLILKHLMEIRGIGIINVMDLFGVGAVKNRSNIRLVIKLVNWDNKVNYDRLGFEESKRNICNVEVPQITIPVKVGRNMEDIIEIATMNFRAKKMGYDATQTFDDNLTALIADNSRQDTIKDEDK, from the coding sequence ATGACTAAAGCAATTAAATTAAAAAATTTGCTACGCGATAATAAAATTATCCAAGTTGCTCAAGGTATTGAAAATATAGCAAACAAAACATTGGTAGTATCTGACATTTATCGTCCAGGTCTAGAATTAACTGGTTATTTTGATTTTTATCCTAAACAACGCATACAGTTGTTAGGCCGCACGGAAATCTCCTATGCTGCACGCTTAGATCATGAAAGTTTAACACATGTATTCACTAAGTTATGTACACCCGAAACTCCGTGCTTTGTGATTTCTCGATCATTACCAATTCCGTCGGAATTAAAAGTAGCAGCCGAGCAAGCGCAAATTCCTATTTTAACGTCATCTGAGTCAACAACTTATGTTTCAAGTATTTTAACCGAATATTTGCGTGAACGTTTGGCAGTTCGTGATACTATTCATGGAGTGCTAATTGAAGTTAAGGGGTTAGGTGTCTTGCTAACTGGTGATTCTGGTGTTGGTAAATCTGAAACTGCTTTAGGACTGATTCATCGCGGACATCGGCTAATTGCTGATGATCGGGTTGATGTTTACCAGAAAGATGTTGAAACTGTGATGGGTGAAGCACCGCTAATTTTAAAACATTTAATGGAAATTCGCGGAATTGGGATAATTAACGTGATGGACTTGTTTGGTGTCGGTGCAGTTAAAAATCGCTCAAATATTCGATTGGTAATTAAGCTAGTTAATTGGGACAACAAGGTTAACTACGATCGTTTAGGATTTGAGGAAAGTAAACGTAATATCTGCAATGTTGAAGTGCCACAAATTACGATTCCAGTTAAGGTTGGACGCAATATGGAAGATATTATTGAAATTGCCACAATGAATTTTAGAGCAAAAAAAATGGGTTATGATGCCACACAGACATTTGATGATAATTTAACAGCTTTAATTGCTGATAATTCCAGGCAGGACACAATAAAGGATGAAGATAAATGA
- the prfB gene encoding peptide chain release factor 2 (programmed frameshift), translating to MEISEIQSALAKLADRLAHFRGSLDLESITESIALNEAQMQEPDFWQDQSKAQKLISENNRLKEKRDSFLALDKAYEDEATALELLREEPDADLQSEVEYDLADLQAKFHDYEMALLLSAQYDDHNALLEIHPGAGGTEAMDWGQMLLRMYQRYAEMQGFKFIINNYEPGEEAGLKSLSARIVGKNAYGMLKSENGVHRLVRISPFDSAKRRHTSFASVEVIPEIDDSIKIDLDPKDLRIDVYRSSGAGGQHINKTSSAVRITHLPTKIVATSQAQRSQIQNRETALNELRAKLFHLEEEKKRQHKQELKGDQMENGWGSQIRSYVFHPYNLVKDLRTGYETADTSGVMDGKLQNFVYAYLQWLLSKENPE from the exons ATGGAAATTAGTGAAATACAAAGTGCATTAGCTAAACTGGCTGACCGTTTGGCGCACTTTAGGGGGTCTCTT GACCTAGAATCAATTACTGAAAGTATTGCACTCAATGAAGCCCAAATGCAGGAACCTGATTTTTGGCAAGATCAATCTAAAGCCCAAAAGTTAATTTCTGAAAATAATCGTTTAAAGGAAAAGCGTGACTCATTTTTAGCATTGGACAAGGCTTATGAAGATGAGGCAACTGCTTTAGAACTGCTACGTGAAGAGCCTGATGCAGATTTGCAGTCAGAGGTTGAATATGACCTCGCTGATTTGCAAGCCAAGTTTCACGATTATGAAATGGCACTTTTATTGTCTGCGCAATATGATGATCATAATGCCTTGTTAGAAATTCACCCTGGTGCCGGCGGGACCGAGGCAATGGATTGGGGGCAGATGCTACTGAGAATGTATCAGCGGTATGCTGAAATGCAGGGCTTTAAATTTATTATTAATAATTATGAGCCTGGTGAAGAAGCTGGACTAAAAAGTCTGAGTGCTCGGATTGTCGGTAAAAATGCTTATGGTATGCTTAAATCGGAAAATGGTGTGCACCGGTTGGTACGGATTTCTCCGTTCGATTCTGCTAAAAGGAGGCACACTTCTTTTGCTTCAGTTGAGGTAATTCCTGAAATTGATGATAGTATTAAAATTGATCTTGATCCTAAAGATTTAAGAATCGATGTCTATCGTTCTAGTGGTGCCGGTGGTCAGCACATTAATAAAACTTCGAGTGCTGTCCGCATTACCCACTTGCCAACCAAAATTGTGGCAACTTCGCAAGCGCAACGCTCGCAGATTCAAAATCGTGAAACGGCACTAAATGAATTACGTGCCAAATTATTTCATTTAGAAGAAGAAAAAAAACGGCAACACAAACAAGAACTTAAGGGTGACCAAATGGAAAACGGCTGGGGTTCACAAATCCGTTCTTATGTATTTCATCCTTATAATTTAGTTAAAGATTTGCGAACAGGCTATGAAACTGCAGATACAAGTGGTGTAATGGATGGAAAGTTACAAAATTTTGTTTATGCATATTTGCAATGGTTGCTTAGCAAAGAAAATCCAGAATAG
- the secA gene encoding preprotein translocase subunit SecA, which translates to MVNVLKKLYNNDKRELKKFEKTAAKVESYADEYGKLSDEQLQAKTPEFRDRLQKGADLDSLLPEAFAVAREGAKRVLGLYPFHVQILGGIALHFGNISEMMTGEGKTLTATMPVYLNALTSKGVHVVTVNEYLSSRDEEEMGQLYKWLGLTVGLNLNAMSPDEKREAYECDVTYSTNSELGFDYLRDNMVVYKEQMVQRSLNYAIIDEVDSILIDEARTPLIISGESEQATGDYVRADRFVKTLKEDKSDDDVDDDKDYGDYKIDWPTKTISLTRTGIQKACEHFGLKNLYDVENQKLVHHIDQALRANFIMLKDIDYVVQDNEVLIVDSFTGRVMKGRRYSDGLHQAIEAKEGVKIQEESKTQATITYQNFFRMYNKLSGMTGTAKTEEEEFREIYNMQVITIPTNRPLARNDRSDILYPTLDSKFAAVVEEIKERHSKGQPVLVGTVAVESSERLSKLLDQEHIPHAVLNAKNHAKEAQIIMNAGQRGAVTIATNMAGRGTDIKLGPGVKEIGGLAVIGTERHESRRIDNQLRGRSGRQGDPGVTRFYLSLEDDLMKRFGGDRVKDFLDRLSDNDDDKVIESRLITRQVESAQKRVEGNNYDTRKQTLQYDDVMRMQREIIYGERMQVIGEQESLKDILVAMIKRTINSQVDMFTQGDRSKWRLDSLRDFIVSSIATEETADSIDFKTITVPELKEKLYEVVADNFKDKESVLADPADMLEFEKVVILRVVDDRWTDHIDAMDQLRQSIGLRGYGQLNPLVEYQDSGYNMFEEMISNIEFDVTRLFMKAEIRRNLSRE; encoded by the coding sequence ATGGTAAACGTTTTAAAGAAACTATATAATAACGATAAACGAGAACTTAAAAAGTTCGAAAAAACAGCAGCAAAAGTTGAAAGTTATGCTGATGAATACGGTAAGCTTTCCGATGAACAATTGCAGGCTAAAACGCCTGAATTTCGTGATCGCTTGCAAAAAGGTGCAGACTTAGATAGTCTGCTTCCTGAAGCATTCGCGGTAGCACGAGAAGGTGCTAAGCGAGTGTTAGGTCTATATCCATTTCATGTCCAAATTTTAGGTGGAATTGCACTACATTTTGGTAACATCTCTGAGATGATGACTGGTGAGGGTAAGACTTTGACAGCTACCATGCCAGTTTATTTAAATGCGCTGACTAGTAAGGGCGTGCACGTTGTTACCGTTAATGAATACTTATCAAGCCGTGATGAAGAAGAAATGGGTCAGTTGTATAAATGGCTTGGTCTAACAGTGGGTTTGAATCTCAATGCAATGTCACCAGATGAAAAGCGTGAAGCCTATGAATGTGATGTTACTTATTCGACTAACTCAGAATTAGGTTTTGACTACTTGCGTGACAACATGGTGGTCTATAAAGAACAAATGGTTCAGCGTTCGCTCAATTATGCAATTATTGATGAAGTTGACTCAATTTTAATTGATGAGGCAAGAACGCCGTTGATTATTTCTGGTGAGTCAGAACAAGCAACGGGTGACTATGTGCGTGCAGATCGTTTTGTTAAAACTCTTAAAGAAGATAAAAGTGACGATGACGTCGATGACGATAAGGATTATGGCGATTACAAGATAGATTGGCCAACTAAGACAATCTCATTGACAAGAACGGGAATTCAAAAAGCTTGTGAGCATTTTGGTTTAAAGAATTTGTATGACGTTGAAAATCAAAAATTAGTCCACCATATCGATCAGGCACTCAGAGCCAACTTTATCATGCTTAAAGATATTGATTATGTTGTGCAAGACAACGAAGTTTTGATTGTTGACTCATTTACTGGTCGAGTAATGAAGGGACGTCGCTATTCAGATGGTTTGCACCAAGCTATTGAAGCCAAAGAGGGAGTTAAGATTCAAGAGGAATCTAAGACTCAGGCAACGATTACTTATCAGAACTTCTTTAGAATGTACAATAAATTGTCTGGGATGACAGGAACTGCCAAGACTGAAGAAGAGGAATTTCGTGAAATTTACAATATGCAAGTAATTACGATTCCGACTAATCGTCCATTAGCAAGAAATGATCGCTCAGATATTTTGTATCCGACTTTGGACTCAAAATTTGCTGCCGTGGTAGAAGAAATTAAAGAACGTCACTCTAAGGGACAGCCAGTTTTAGTTGGTACAGTGGCGGTTGAAAGTTCGGAAAGATTAAGTAAACTGCTTGATCAGGAGCATATTCCCCATGCTGTCTTAAATGCTAAAAACCACGCTAAAGAAGCACAAATTATTATGAATGCTGGACAACGTGGTGCTGTTACGATTGCTACTAACATGGCAGGTCGTGGTACTGATATTAAGCTAGGGCCTGGGGTTAAAGAAATTGGCGGTTTAGCCGTTATCGGAACTGAACGTCATGAATCTCGGCGAATTGATAATCAATTGCGTGGTCGTTCTGGTAGACAAGGAGATCCTGGTGTTACTCGGTTCTATTTGTCTCTGGAAGATGATTTGATGAAGCGTTTTGGAGGAGATCGAGTTAAAGACTTCTTGGATCGGCTTTCAGATAATGATGATGATAAGGTAATTGAAAGCAGGCTGATTACTCGTCAAGTTGAATCTGCTCAAAAGCGGGTTGAAGGTAATAATTATGATACGCGTAAGCAGACTTTGCAATACGATGACGTTATGCGGATGCAACGTGAAATTATTTATGGCGAGCGGATGCAAGTTATTGGCGAGCAAGAATCGCTTAAAGATATTTTGGTAGCAATGATTAAGCGTACGATTAACAGTCAAGTTGATATGTTTACGCAAGGCGATCGTAGTAAGTGGCGGCTTGATTCACTGCGCGATTTCATTGTTTCGAGTATTGCCACAGAAGAAACTGCAGATTCAATTGATTTCAAGACAATTACTGTTCCTGAATTAAAAGAAAAGCTGTACGAGGTAGTTGCCGATAACTTTAAAGATAAGGAAAGTGTTTTGGCTGATCCAGCTGATATGCTAGAATTTGAAAAAGTAGTTATTTTGCGAGTAGTTGATGATCGTTGGACTGATCATATTGATGCAATGGATCAATTGCGTCAATCAATTGGTTTGCGTGGTTACGGTCAACTTAACCCATTAGTTGAATATCAAGATTCTGGTTATAATATGTTTGAAGAAATGATTTCAAATATTGAGTTCGACGTAACTCGCCTATTCATGAAAGCTGAAATCAGACGAAATCTTAGTCGTGAATAA
- the raiA gene encoding ribosome-associated translation inhibitor RaiA has translation MLKYNVRGENIEVTDALRSYVEKRLKKLEKYFDMNQEMVAHVNLKIYRDHTAKVEVTIPLPYLVLRAEDTTDDMYRSIDFVSEKLERQIRKYKTRINRKSREKGISEFFAEAPQEEKAPSEFDIVRNKQIGLKPMSPEEAILQMNMLEHDFFVFQDAETNGTSVVYRRNDGRYGLIETN, from the coding sequence ATGTTAAAGTATAATGTTCGTGGTGAGAATATCGAGGTAACTGATGCTTTAAGGAGTTATGTTGAAAAACGCTTGAAGAAATTGGAAAAATATTTTGATATGAACCAAGAAATGGTTGCTCACGTAAATCTAAAAATCTATCGTGATCATACAGCTAAAGTTGAAGTAACGATTCCACTACCATACTTAGTATTGAGAGCCGAGGATACTACCGATGATATGTATCGGAGTATCGATTTTGTTTCTGAAAAGTTGGAAAGACAGATTAGGAAATATAAGACGCGGATTAATCGCAAGAGTCGGGAAAAAGGGATTAGTGAATTTTTTGCTGAAGCACCTCAAGAAGAAAAAGCTCCTAGCGAATTCGACATTGTCCGTAATAAACAAATTGGGTTAAAACCAATGAGTCCAGAAGAAGCCATTTTACAAATGAATATGTTGGAGCATGACTTCTTTGTCTTTCAGGATGCTGAAACTAATGGCACAAGTGTTGTCTATCGCCGAAATGATGGTCGCTATGGTCTGATTGAAACTAATTAA
- a CDS encoding double zinc ribbon domain-containing protein — protein sequence MKQCLLCGQDFIPAISLLQVFSWRQQNKQCICPNCLNKFRLLAEPTCPICSAELSSTKICTDCLTWQKSYGNQLLRNYALYRYNQSFHDLMVNYKRYGDFVLRLALAQLCALPLAKIKADFYVPLPTSPEHLQKRQFDTVMGIYQDVVPLTSLLVTTGGFGAQGEKNRQERLARPQSFSVVDQAKVDLNHHKVLLLDDIYTTGRTLYHARDAILAVFPQAKIESFTICR from the coding sequence ATGAAGCAATGTTTATTGTGTGGGCAAGATTTTATTCCAGCGATTTCTTTGCTACAGGTTTTTTCATGGCGTCAGCAAAACAAGCAATGTATTTGTCCAAATTGTTTGAACAAATTTCGATTACTAGCCGAACCTACTTGTCCGATTTGCTCTGCTGAATTGTCCAGTACTAAGATTTGCACGGATTGTCTAACTTGGCAAAAAAGCTATGGTAATCAATTATTGCGTAATTATGCGCTATATCGATATAATCAGTCTTTTCATGACTTAATGGTCAATTATAAGCGGTATGGTGATTTTGTTTTAAGACTCGCATTGGCACAGCTGTGTGCATTGCCGCTAGCTAAAATTAAGGCGGATTTTTATGTTCCTTTGCCTACATCCCCAGAACATTTACAAAAACGGCAATTTGATACTGTTATGGGAATTTATCAAGATGTTGTGCCATTAACATCATTATTAGTAACTACTGGCGGGTTTGGGGCGCAAGGTGAAAAAAATCGTCAAGAACGTTTAGCAAGACCACAGAGTTTCTCTGTAGTTGATCAAGCTAAGGTTGATCTTAATCACCATAAGGTATTATTATTAGACGATATATATACTACTGGTAGAACACTATATCATGCACGTGATGCAATTTTGGCAGTTTTTCCTCAAGCAAAAATTGAAAGCTTTACAATTTGTCGCTAA